TCCACCACGTCAGCTCGGCGAACGAGTAATGTAAAGACGAAACGATCGAGTGAAAGCGAATGCCCACCTCGGTGAAGATGAAGGCGTTCAAGAGAAAAACGACCGTCGTCCAAAACCCCGTCAGCAGTTCCCGCGCGCGCGGCTGCAGCAGGTTCGGGGTGAAATGGCTGAGCACGAGGCCTGAAGTTACGGTCGCGAGTACGCCCGACGCGCCGATGTAATACGCCGGCAGATAGGAAAGGAACGGCACCAGTACCGAGATCGTAGCCTGAAGCGTGTCCTCTTTGAGGGCGCGCCACGCGACAACCGCGACCCCGGCGGCCGCGGCGCCCAGGATCACCGACTCGGCGACCGTCACGACTAACGCGCCTGCCGTATGCACGAACGAGAATGATGCGCCGACGACCGCGGCAATCCCGACGCCGTAGAGAATCAGCGAGGTCGCATCGTTGACGAGACTTTCGCCTTCGATCGTTCCTATGAGGTGTCGCGGAACGTTGAGCTCGTCGGCGATTGCCGCAAAGGCAACTTCGTCGGTTGACGAGACGATTGCCCCGAGCACGAAGGCGACGCCCCAGCCCATTGCGGGAATGACGGCATGGGCGATGACGGCCACTACGACCGTCGTGACGATGACGAGGCCGAACGCCATTTGGAAAATCCAAATGGCGCTCGAGCGGAACTCGCTCGTCGGTGCGGTCAGGCTCTCCCAATAGAGCAGCGGCGGGAGGAACACGACCAACACGAGGTCGGGCGGCAGCGGAAACGTCGGCACGCCCGGGATATATCCGATCACCATCCCGCCGAGCACCAGCACGATCGGGTAGGCGACGTTGATCCGGTTCGCAATCGTTACCAGGACGACGATTGCGATTCCGACGACGATCAGTGCGGCCACGCCTAGGTTCTACGAGAAGGCGCCGCGCAAGGCCCCTGGAAAGAGGCGCCTATGCAATATTTAATCGCTGTGGCCGCTTTTTCGCTCGCCCAAGTGATGAGCGCGCCGTTTGTCGATCACCTCACCGCTTCGCCCGACGGCACGGTGCTCGTCTGGAAAACGTACGAGCGCGGTCAGTACAATCTGTACACCAACGCCGGTGGTACCGTGCACCGCGTGACGCCGTATACGGCCGACGACGGTCTCGATATCGACGACGTGTCGGTGCTCTCGACCGACGACGCGGTGATTTACTCGCGCGGTGGCGTGAGCGACAACGGCCAAGGCGACAATATCAATCCGCTGTCTAAGCTGCCGCCGCCGGTGCGTACGGTCTACATTGCACCGCTTGGCGACGGCACGCCGGTCGCAGTCGGCGAGGGGCTCAAGGGAACCGTCTCACCCAAGAACGACACCGTCGCCTGGGTCTACAACAACAACCTCATGACGGCGCCGCTGCAGAAGAACGGCGCGACGTATACGGTCGGCAAGGCAACGCAACTCGCGATTCGCGGCACGGTGCAGGATCTCGCGTGGTCGCCCGACGGTTCGCGGATCGCCTTTACGAACAATCGCACGGATCACGCGTTCATCGTCATCTACACCCCGGCGCAAAACCGCTACGTGTACGCGACCCCGGATTTCACCAACGACGCGAGCCCGGTGTGGTCGCCGGACGGCAAGAAAGTCGCGTTCCTTCGGACGCCCGGCAACCGCAGCGACGAAAACGTGTATCTGCGGCCGGTGCGCCAGCCCTGGTCCATCTGGGTCGCCGACGCGAACACCGGCAACGCTCGCAAGATTTGGGAAGCGCACCGCGGTATGGGCGCGCAGTTCTATCAAGACGAAGGGAATCCGGAGCCGTTAGCTTGGCTGAACGACGGAACCAATATTGCGTTCTTGTGGGAGGGTGACGGCTGGTTGCATATCTACGCCGTTGCGTCGAGCGGCGGGACGGCAAAGCGCCTCACCACCGGCAACTTCGAAGTCGAAGAGTTCGTTCCGTCACTCGACAGGTCGAGCCTCTACTATGCCACCAACGAGGGCGCCATCGATTGGCGTCACATCTGGGAAGTCGGCCTGAGCGCGCAGCCGCATCAAGTGACCGGTGGGGCGCCGTTCAATCAGTGGAGTCCGACGCCGCTGACGCAACATCGCTTGGCTTACGTTCGCGCGAGCTACAACGTTCCGCCGGTCGTGATGATCGGCGACCAAGCGCTCACGGCCAACCTCACGCCTTCCGAATTTCCCGCGAACGATTTGGTACAGCCGGAGCTCGTGACGTTCAAAGCCCCCGACGGCTTGACGATTCACGGTCAGCTCTTCGTGCCGCGCACCGCAGGCCCGCATCCCGGCATCATCTTCGATCACGGTGGTCCGGTTCGCCAGATGCTGGCCGGCTTCCATTACATGGATGCCTATACGTTCTTGTACGAGGAGAATCAGTATCTTACCAACCTCGGTTTCGAGGTGTTGTCGGTGAACTATCGCAGCGGCGTCATGTACGGACACGACTTCCGCAATCCGCCGAAGTGCTGCTGGTGGGGCTCGTCGGAGTATCAGGACGTCGTTGCGGGCGCGCACTTCTTGCAGAAGCAGCCGGGCGTCGACGCCAAACGCATCGGGATCTACGGCCTCTCATACGGCGGGTTGCTCACGGCGCTCGGCCTCGCGCGCAACTCCGACATCTTCAAGGCCGGCGCCGACATCGCAGGCGTGCATAACTGGGCGTTCGACATCGACGTGGGCTACGGCAAGCCGACCGGTACGCCCGCACAGCGCAAGGTTGCCTACGATGCGTCCGCGGTGGCATCGCTTGACAAGTGGACGTCGCCGGTGCTCATCTCCCAAGGGGACGACGATCGCAACGTCCCGTTTGCGGAAGGGATCGATATGGCGACGCGGCTGCGCGACAAGGGCGTGCACGTCGAAACGCTGGTGTTTCCGAACGAAACGCACGAGAACCAAGTTTGGGCCGATCTGGTTCGGCGCTACAACGCCGTGGCCGATTTCTTAGTGCGAATGCTGCACTAACGGTACCCTGACCCCTCGGGGAGAAACCGATGCGGCGGTTAGGGTGTCCATGGCTGTTAGCACCATGAAACCGTTGCAATCGATCGCCGCGACCGCGGCACTCGCTTTCGGAGCCCTCCTCGCAACCGTCACCGCGGCATCAGCCGCAAGGGAGAAGCCGCCTGTCGTCGCCATAGCCGATCGCGGCGCTCCGGTCGAAAACGTCTCCATCGAGACCTATGGCTTCGTAAAGCCCGAGGTGGCGATGCGCTATCTCGCGCTCCACAAGGGCGATCCGTTGACGCAGAGCGGCGTCGATCGGGATTACCACAACTTGGTGACGCTCGGAGGGGTGCGGACGCGCCTGCAAATCTCGCGCGATGCAGCAACCGGCGGCGTAATGCTGCATTGGATCGTCATGGGTAAGTGGCTCGAACCGACCGACCACCCGTTTTACGCCGATCAGCCGCTCTCGTTTCCGATCGAAGGCCTCGGGTGGATCGCATCGTCGCCACAGCTCGACGACAGCGGGTCGCAGGTCTCGTCGGTCTCGCAGCTCGCGCTGCGCGCCGATCTGCTGCGCCTCGTGTACACGCGTCCGATTTCGGTCGATCCCCACGGTGGGCGCGAGTCGGATCTCATCGCAGACATCATCCAAGGGCGCGGTGTTTTTCGTCAGAGCGCGCCCGTGGCCGTGAACGTCTTTAGCTGGTTTAGTGGCGCCGAAGCGCTCTACCTCAACCGCGGTACCGACGGTAACCAGTACGAAATCGGGTTACGCGAAGGGCGATCCACCAGCGATCACTCCACCTATATTACCGCGCCTTCGATCTACGAGACGTTCTATCGGCCGTCGCGAACGAACGCCTTGGAGTTCGGATTCTCCCACGCGTGCCTCGTACCGCCGACGCAGTGGCATCCGCCTTACTGCGACATGCAGTATCGCGTCGAAGCGTTTGACGGTTTCGGCGGTTTCGGAGCGACGAACGAGTACCAGCTCTATATTGCCGATATCGCGCGGTACTTCCGCGTCGGCCAGTCCACGTTCGTGTTGCACGGAGGGATCTACCGCACGGGCGGCGTCGTCGCGAGCAGCGGTTTGATCTGCGCGACCGGTCTTCACGGCTACGCAAAAGGGACGTGCGGTACCGATGCCAACGTCGTGCAAGGCGAGTATCGTTTCGCCGACGCACAGCCCGGAAACGTGAAGTTCTTTCTCTTCGAAGAAGCGGCCTCGAGCCGCGTGCGCGAGGGGTCGCAATACTTTGCGCCGCCAAACTTCGTTTGGCGCACCGACACCGGCGGCGGGATCATGTATAAGGGCGTCCGCCTCGATCTCGCATACGGCAATCAAGGTGGGCGCTTGACGTACGAGCTGCAGGGACAACTGTTTTAAGGGCGCGGGACCTGCACGATCAGCGCCTGCTGATAGTTGTCGGAATAGCTGAGGTTGAGGACGTCGTAGGTAAATCTCCCCGAGTTCGGTGAGTCGATGGTGACGGACATCTCGGCCATCGGATGCTCGACGTCTTGCGAATCCCAAAGCGCGGCGAACTCCGGCTCCGTGCGTAACGCTTCGAGCAGCGCGGCGTAACGATCGTCGGCCAAGTTCCGTCCCCAGGATAGCCGGAACATTGCGACCAGCCTGCGCGCGAACGCCGGCCACGAATCGCCCAGCGGCGCGCGCATGCGCTCGTCGACGAAATAGCGCAGCACAATGTTAAATGGCGGATTGCCGGGCTTCTCGATGTCCCAGACTCTGCTATACTCCTCGTTCCAATCCAACACGTCCCAGGCGCGCCCGATCACGTACGCCGGCGCGTGTATCCAGCGATGCAGCGCCTCGCGAACGATCGGGTCGACCGTAACCGGTTCGGTGTGGCCCGAAATGCGTTCCGCCAAGCCTTGCAAATGCGCTCGCTCCGCGTCGCTTAACCGCAGTGCGCGCGCAATGCTCTCAACGACCTCGCTCGACACGCCGCGGGCCGTCCCGGTTTCGAACATCGTATACCACGTGAGGCCGACACCCGCGAGCGCGGCAACTTCTTCGCGCCGTAGGCCGGGAACGCGCCGCCGGCCGCCCGACTGTAATCCGACCTCTTCGGGCCGAATCCGAGCGCGGCGCCCTTGCAAGAACTGCCGCAACTCCGTGCGGCGCAGCTCCTCGTCGCTCACCCTATCACCGTCGCTGATATCATAAACGCGCTGCTGGCTACCCGGCGCCTTCGGTGTTACAACGTCGTCATGAAAAAGAATTGCATTTTCGTCACCGGTGCCACCGGCTTCATCGGTTCGGCGATCGTCAAAGAACTCATCGAAGCCGGCCACGAGGTGCTCGGTTTGGCCCGCTCCAGCGCGGCGGCTGAGTTGCTTGCCGCGGCGGGCGCCCAGGTGCACTGCGGCGACGTGGAAGATCTCGACAGCTTGCGTCGTGGGGCGCAAGCATCGGACGGGGTGATCCACACCGCCTTCAATCACGACTTTTCACGGTGGAAGGAGAACTCTGAGAACGACCGGCGCGCGATCGAAACGCTCGGGCAAGCCCTGATGGGTTCGGGGCGCCGTTTGGTCGTCACGTCCGGAACCGCGATCGTAAGCGCGACGCCGGGCCAACTCGCAACCGAAGAAACGAAAATCGCCATTACGTCCAGCGAGGTTCCGCGTGTGGCGTCCGAAGAAGCGGCCGACGCAATCATAGCGCGCGGCGCCGACGTTTCGGTCGTGCGCTTATCGCCGACGGTTCACGGTGAGGGCGACCACGGGTTCGTTCCGATGCTGATAAAGACCGCTCGCGAGAAAGGCGTGTCGGCGTACATCGGTGACGGGCAAAATCGTTGGTCCGCCGTTCATCGCGTCGACGCGGCACGGCTTTTCGTTCTGGCGCTCGATAAAGGAGAAAAAAGCGCGCGCTATCACGGCGTGGCCGAAGAAGCGATATCGTTCCGCGCGATCGCCGAAGCGATCGCGCGCGGTCTCGGCGTTCCGGCCCGGAGTTTATCGCCCGAAGAGGCGGCCGACCACTTCGGCTGGTTCGCGCACTTCGCCGCCCTCGATGCGCCGTCGTCGAGCGCATTGACGCGCGAACGTCTCGGGTGGACGCCGGTGCATCCGATGCTGCTCGACGATCTCGCAAATGCCGGCTATTTCACAACCGCCCCGGCAGGCCGTTCTTAGAGACTCAGCACCGCGAGACCCGACGCCGCGTCCGAGCGTTTTTGCAGCGGCGTCGGGCTCTCGGTCAAGAACAACTCGCACGTCGGGCGAACGCAGGCTTCGAGAAGATGACCGCCGTGCGCCGTGCCGTCCTTCCTCCCAACGACCGCGTGCGCGTGAACGACCGGTTTGCCTTCGGCTTGCACCAAAGCGACGGTGCCGATTAGAGACAACAGTTCGAGCTGTTCGTTGAGAACGACCGACGCCTCGTATTTCTTGGTCTCCCAGTTGAACCACGCCAGACGACACGAACTCAACCCGCCGACCGCCTTGAAGCTGGCTGCCGACAGCGACTGTTCCGTCGCGAAGCGGGATAACGTTGCCGATATCTCGTCGCCGGTTTGAAACACCAGTACGAACGTTTTCGGCCGGCTATCGATCTGCTTGAATCTCATGCCTCCCTTTACCCGGGCTCATGCGCGGAAGAGGCGAACGTTGAGCGCAAACGCTCGTTGCCTGTCCGTTCTGTGGGTTTCAAGCTCCTTGAGACGTGCGAGGATGGCTCGAACTTCGCGCAGTTCGCTTCGATCGAGATAGACGATCGATTGGCGCCAACTCAAATCGCCCGCGTCGATCGGCCGGCGTGCGGCCGACCGTTCGAATAGCGCGACTTCCGCGGCGTGCAGCGCGAGCAGGTTGCGGCGCAACGCCTCGGTCGAGCGCTCGCGACCACGCAGCCGTATGCTGCTGGGAGCGGTGGGTGCTGTAGAGAACGCTTTTTCGGGCGCTCCTCGGCCCTCGGGCGGCCGCTCGATGGTTACGATAAACCCAGCCTGCGCCAGGACCTTGAGGTGCCGGTAGAGCGACGCTTGCGATATGCGGGGAAGCTCTTCTCGCAGCTCGCGCGCGCTGAGCGGTCCGCTTAGTTGAATCACCGTAAGCAGTTCCAAGCGCTCGGGATGGATGATGGCATCTGCGGGCGACGGTCTCTTGACGCGCGTACTCATGGGCTATATATTATCAAAAATGATAATAATACCTTTGCTGGCGAGCGTCGCAATCGCCGGTGCCTTTACCGCTGCGCACGGGTTGCGGTATTGCGGGAGCGTGTCGGGCGCTTCGAGCGGTACGCAGTGCGCCGTCGTGGACCTCGATAACGGTGCGTATCGATCGGAGTTCAAGAGCGGTCCGTTCGTCCAGGCTCAAGGTTTCGACGGTACGGCATGGGTGCAGAGGAACGGCCTCGTCAGCGTCGTCGACCTGCCGGGACTGCGTCGCGACGCCGTCACGTTGGCGTATCTTCAAAGCCAGGGGTGGCTGAGAAACGGGGCGGCCCCGAGAAGCGGTCGCGTGACGCTGCAGCCGGCCGGCGGATCGAAAGTGGCGCTCTCATTCGATGGGAACACGCATCTCCTAACCGGAGCGGTGGTCGACTCCGAATATGGACCCGATCGATTCGATTACCGCGATTATCGCCAAGTCGACGGCATCGCCTGGCCGTTCGCAACGATCGAAACCGATCCGACGGGCGCCCGGACGGTTACGCGGCTGACCGGGTTGCAGGTGTTGCATTCGATTCCACGCGCAGCGGTCTCCCCAGACCGCAATGCGAAGAAGCCCGCACTTACCGGCGTCGTGCGCGTGCCGATGCGGTCCGACGCGCCCACATACATGGCGCACATTCTGTTGCCGCTGCGCATCGACGGCCGGCCGGTGCAAATGCTCTTCGATACGGGTGGTCAGAACAGTCTCAATCCTGCCGCGGCTACGCGCTTGGGGATCGGCGCATCGGGCGCGATCTCCGTCGGAGGAAGCGGAGGGTCGAGCGCGCGGGCGCGGATCGCTCGTGTCAAGAGCATGGCCGTCGGCGATGCGTCGCTCGACGATCAGCGATTCATTATCTTCCCGCTGCCGTATCAGATCGCGCACCCCGCGTACGGCGTTCGTGTCGACGGCGTCGTCGGCTCGGAGATTCTCGAGAACTTCCGCGTGACGATCGATTATGCGGCGCGGTCGTTCGTATTGTCGTCGCTAACGGCGCCCTCAACGGCGCGAGGGGTGACCGTGCCGTTCTGGAGCGACGGTTCGCACGCGTACGTCCAAGCGTCGGTCGATGGCGCTTCGGGTCTGTTCGGCATCGACACGGGCGATCCGGGGGGCGTTACCGTGTTCGGTCCGTTCGCGAATCGCCACGGGTTGTACCGATCGAAGGGCGTGCGCTACTTCGGGTTGGGCATTGGCGGGGCCGACGCCGAGGATGAATACCGCGGGAAGACGATGCGCCTTGGCGGCGTGACGTTGCTACAGCCGATCGTCAAAGTCTCGCGCAGCACGTCGGGCGATTTCTCGGCGAGGTCCGTAGCGGGCAATCTCGGCGCCGACGTGCTCTCGCGGTTTACGCTGACCTTCGACTACGGTCGCCGAACCGTGACGTTCGCGCCTAATGCAGACGTTCGAAGACCGTTCCGGCAAGACATGACGGGTCTGACCGTCGTCCAACGTAGGGGCGGCAGCTTGTACGTGGTCGCGGTGGCTGAGGGTACACCCGCAGCGGAAGCCGGTGTAAGGCCCGGCGACGCGATCGTGGCAGTAAACGCCACGCGGGCCGTCGAGATGGGCGTTAAAGACTTCGATCGCTATCGATTCGCCGACGTACCGTTTACCGTGACGATCGAGCGCGGTGGAACGCATAAAACCCTTTCGCTGCGTCCGAGGCTTCTGCTGTAGGTGGTGGCGGCGGCGCTGAACCTAACGGCTTCATTCACGGCCGCCGGCGCGCAACCCCCGCATCGCCCTCGATCGTCTCGAAGTCGTCGTCGCCAAGCGTGAAGTTTGCCGCACCGACGTTCTCTCGCAGATGCCCCACGCTCGCGGTTCCCGGAATCGGCAGCATCACCGGAGACTTCGCCAGCAGCCACGCGAGCGCGACCTGCGCCGGCGTCGCGCGCAGGCGATGCGCGATTGCCGCAAGCGGGCCGCCGGCTTCGGCGAGATCGCCGGTCGCCAGCGGGAACCACGGAATAAAGCCGATGTTTTCGCGCGTGCAGTACGCGAGAACGTCTTCGGAATCGCGCGTTACGAGATTGTATTCGTTCTGCACCGATACGACCGTGGCAAGCCGGCGCGCTTCCTCGAGCTCGTCGACCTCGACGTTAGACACGCCGATGTGACGAATCTTTCCTTCGCGTTGAAGCTCGACCAGCGTACCGATCTGCTCGGCGTAGGGAAGTTTCGGATCGACGGTGTGCAGCTGCAATAAGTCGATGCGTTCGAGACGTAAGCGCTTGAGGCTGCCTTCGACCGCCTCGCGCAGGTGCTTCGGCCGGCAATCCGGTTCCCAGCGGCTGGGCCCAGGCCGCACCAAGCCGGCCTTCGTCGCGATGACGAGATCTTTAGGATATGGATAGAGCGCTTCTGCGATAATCTGCTCGGAGACGAAAGGCCCGTACGAATCCGCCGTATCGATCAAGGTGACGCCGAGATCGAGCGCGGTTTTCAAAACGTTGATGCACTCCGACCGATCGCGAGGCTCGCCCCAAATACCGTTGCCGGTCAGGCGCATGGCGCCGAATCCTAAACGGTGGACCTTGAGATCGCCGAGCGTGAACGAGCCGCTTGCGGCTGCGGAGGGTGTGGCCGTGCGTGACGTACTCATGAAAACGTCGATACGTCACTACTGGAAATGGTTGCGCCCGGCAAAAGAAGAGCGGCGTGCCGGACGGCACGCCGCTTCTATGGTTGACGCCCGAACGCTCGATTGCTACTTCGTTACGAGCAGATCGAAGCGGTCGAGGTTCATCACTTTTTCCCACGCCTTGACGAACGCGCGAACGAAGTGGTCGCCTTCGATGGCGTAAACTTCCGAGATCGCACGAAGCTGCGAGTTCGAACCGAAGATGAGATCGCAACTCGTGGCCGTCCACTTGACGTCGCCGCTGCGACCGCGTCCCGTGTACGTGTTGTCGGCGGCCGCCTTCTCCCATTTCGTGTTCATGTCGAGCAAGTTAGTGAAGAAGTCGTTCGTCAGTACGCCGGGACGATTCGTAAAGACGCCGTGCTTCGAGTTGCCCGTATTAGCCCCCAGCGCGCGCAGGCCGCCGACGAGCGCCGTCATCTCGGGAGCGGTCAGCGTCAACAACGCCGCGCGATCGACGAGCTTCTGCTGAGGCGGACGCGACCCGTTGCTTGCCAGATAGTTGCGGAAACCGTCCGCCAGCGGTTCCATGACGGTGAACGAGTGCTCGTCGGTGTTGTCTTGCGTTGCGTCGGTGCGTCCCGGCGCGAAGCCCACCTTCACGTCGTGACCGCCGTCCTTGGCGGCTTTTTCGATCGCCGCGGCACCGCCGAGCACGATGACGTCGGCCAGCGATACTTTCTTGCCGCCGGAAAGCGTGGCGTTGAACTCGGTCTGCACTTTCTCGAGTGCTTTGAGGACCTTTTCAAGCTCCGCAGGCTGATTGATTGCCCAATCCTTCTGCGGTGACAACCGAATGCGTGCGCCGTTGGCCCCGCCGCGCTTGTCGGTTCCGCGGAACGTCGAGGCCGACGCCCACGCGGTGCTAACCAGCTGCGCAACCGTCAGTCCCGATGCCAAGATGCGCTTCTTGAGCTCGGCAACGTCCTTGTCGTCGATCAGCGTGTGATCGACTGCAGGTAAAGGATCTTGCCAGATCTGGGGTTCGCCAGGAACCTCCGGACCCAAATAACGCTCGATCGGCCCCATGTCACGGTGCGTGAGTTTGTACCACGCCTTGGCAAACGCATCGGCAAACTCTTGAGGATTTTCGTGGAAGCGTTTGGAGATCGGTCCGTAAATCGGATCGAATCTCAATGCAAGATCCGTCGTGAGCATCGTCGGCGCATGGAACTTCGTCTTGTCGTGCGCGTCGGGTACGGTGCCGGCTCCCCCGCCGTTCTTCGGGGTCCACTGATTCGCTCCGGCCGGACTCTTCGTCAGTTCCCACTCGTACTTGAAGAGGATGTCGAAGAATCCGTTGTCCCACTTCGTCGGTGTCGACGTCCAGGTGACTTCGAGGCCGCTGGTGATGGTGTCGCCGCCGTGGCCTTTGCCGTACGTGTTGTGCCAGCCGAGATTCTGTTGTTCGATCGGGGCGCCCGCCGGGGCAAGGCCGACGTATTTGGTCGGATCGGCGGCACCGTGCGTTTTGCCGAACGTATGACCGCCGGCGATCAGCGCAACGGTTTCTTCGTCGTTCATCGCCATGCGCGCGAACGTTTCACGAATGTCGACCGCCGAGGCGAGGTAGTCGGGATTTCCGTTCGGACCCTCCGGATTGACGTAGATCAGCCCCATCTGGACGGCCGCGAGCGGTCTTTCGAGATCGCGCTGACCGGTGTAGCGCTGGTCTCCGAGCCACTCGTTTTCCGAACCCCAGTAGGTGCTGTCGTCAGGCTCCCACGAGTCGGTGCGACCGCCGGCAAAGCCGAACGTCTTGAAGCCCATCGATTCGAGCGCGCAGTTGCCGGCCAAAACGATCAGATCGCCCCACGATATTTTCCGGCCGTATTTCTGCTTGATCGGCCAGAGCAAGCGCCGCGCTTTATCCAGGTTCGCATTATCGGGCCAGCTGTTCGTCGGCTCGAAGCGCTGTTGGCCGGCGCCGGCACCTCCGCGCCCATCGCCGATGCGGTACGTTCCCGCGGCGTGCCAGGCCATGCGGACCATGAGCGGGCCGTAGTGACCGAAGTCGGCCGGCCACCAATCCTGCGACGTTGTCATCAGCTTATAGAGATCTTCCTTGACCGCGTTGAGGTCGAGGCTCTTAAACTCGCGCGCGTAGTTAAAATCGGGACCCATTGGGTCGGACGACGCCGAAGGGCGATGCAGCACCGAGAGGTCCATCAACTCCGGAAACCAGTCGATGTTCGCTCGCGGTCGCATTGGAACGTGCTTTACCGGGCATTCGCCTCTATCGTCTTTAGAGAGCTCGGCCAACGTGTTATCCATCTCGTGCTTTCTCCGCTTCGAGGGAAGAGAGGGGCGTCCAAAGGATTCGGGGGATTGAAAGTGAATTTCACTTTCGGTACTAAGCAGGATACCGCCGCAAAGGTACGGCGTCAATATGCACCCGTCGCTGCCGAAAAACTACCAGCTCATTTATGACCTCGTGCAAGAAAGCGGACGGGGCCGTCACTTAACGCCGTCGGAAATCCACATGAAAGCGCTCGCTCGTCAGCCGGGCATCGGATTGACGACGGTCTATCGCGGCCTCGAGCGTTTGCGCGATCTCGGCTTGATTTCGGAAGTCTCCGTACCCGGCGCACCGGCCGCAACGTACGAACCCGCCGGCCCGCAGCACGCGCACTTTCGCTGCACCGTCTGTAACGGCATCGAAGATATCGCATTCGCCCTTCCCAAACGCACGATCGCGAATCTCGCCGCGGAGCGCGGCGTTACGATCGAAAGCGAATCCGTGACGTTCGAGGGCCGCTGCGCGAGGTGCTCAAGCAGATTGCAGTAAGGCGACGCTGCCCTCGCCGCCGTCGGCGCAGATGCTGACGATCGCTCTGGCGCCCGAAGCCATGGCCGCGAGCTCTTTCGCCGTTTGACTCATGATGCGCGCGCCGGTTGCGCCGAATGGATGACCTAGCGCGATCGACCCGCCGTTGGGGTTGATGCGTTCGCGCGGAATCGTCTCGCCGCCCTTTTCGAGGATCTGCAGATGCGCTAGAACTTGGGCTGCAAACGCTTCGTGAATCTCCCAGAGTGCGATATCGTCGTACGTGAGAGCGTTACGCGCCAACAGTCTGGGAATCGCGTAAGCCGGTGCCATCAGCAAACCTTCACGGGCGATGTCGACCGCGGCGATCTCAAAATCGACGAACCGCACGCGCGGCAGCGACGGCGGTAAACGCGCGAGCCCCGCGTCGGTCGCAAGCCACATTCCCGCCGCGCCGTCGGTCAGCGGCGACGCGTTACCGGCCGTAATCGATCCGCTGCGGCCGAACGCCGGCGGCAGCGCCGCGAGTTTCTCGAGCGACGTATTGTCGCGCGGAATCGTATCGCGCGTCACGCCCATCAACGAGATCGTTAGATCGTCGAAGAAGCCGCGCTCCCAGCCGGCGACGGCGTTACGATGACTCGCCAGCGCGAACTCGTCTTGCGCCGCACGCGTCGGGCCGCCGAGGTCTTCGATCGTCATCTCCATGTGCTCGCCCATGCTCTTGCCCGTCGTGCGATTGGCGATCGCGAACTGCGCTGCTTGGCTCAAACTCTCGGTTCCACCGACTAGAGCGAGGGAACGTCCGCGGTCGTCGAGCATGCCGGCGGCTTCGATCGCTCCCATCATGCTCGTCGAGCATGCCATGACGGTCGAAAACGCCGGAACGGTTGCTCCCAAACCGGCGTCGAGAAACACCTCGCGCGCGATGTTGCTCCACGCGAGATTCGGAACGACGGTTCCCCATACGGCGAAGTCGGGTGTGGCCGAATCGAGCTGCGCCATCATCGCCCCGACGAGGGGAACGCAAAGCGCGATCGCGTCGAGCGATTGAAACGGTCCGCCGCTCTTGACGAACGGCGTGCGCAAACCGGGGAGAACCCAAATCGCCATTCC
The window above is part of the Candidatus Baltobacteraceae bacterium genome. Proteins encoded here:
- a CDS encoding aspartyl protease family protein — protein: MIIIPLLASVAIAGAFTAAHGLRYCGSVSGASSGTQCAVVDLDNGAYRSEFKSGPFVQAQGFDGTAWVQRNGLVSVVDLPGLRRDAVTLAYLQSQGWLRNGAAPRSGRVTLQPAGGSKVALSFDGNTHLLTGAVVDSEYGPDRFDYRDYRQVDGIAWPFATIETDPTGARTVTRLTGLQVLHSIPRAAVSPDRNAKKPALTGVVRVPMRSDAPTYMAHILLPLRIDGRPVQMLFDTGGQNSLNPAAATRLGIGASGAISVGGSGGSSARARIARVKSMAVGDASLDDQRFIIFPLPYQIAHPAYGVRVDGVVGSEILENFRVTIDYAARSFVLSSLTAPSTARGVTVPFWSDGSHAYVQASVDGASGLFGIDTGDPGGVTVFGPFANRHGLYRSKGVRYFGLGIGGADAEDEYRGKTMRLGGVTLLQPIVKVSRSTSGDFSARSVAGNLGADVLSRFTLTFDYGRRTVTFAPNADVRRPFRQDMTGLTVVQRRGGSLYVVAVAEGTPAAEAGVRPGDAIVAVNATRAVEMGVKDFDRYRFADVPFTVTIERGGTHKTLSLRPRLLL
- a CDS encoding aldo/keto reductase; translated protein: MSTSRTATPSAAASGSFTLGDLKVHRLGFGAMRLTGNGIWGEPRDRSECINVLKTALDLGVTLIDTADSYGPFVSEQIIAEALYPYPKDLVIATKAGLVRPGPSRWEPDCRPKHLREAVEGSLKRLRLERIDLLQLHTVDPKLPYAEQIGTLVELQREGKIRHIGVSNVEVDELEEARRLATVVSVQNEYNLVTRDSEDVLAYCTRENIGFIPWFPLATGDLAEAGGPLAAIAHRLRATPAQVALAWLLAKSPVMLPIPGTASVGHLRENVGAANFTLGDDDFETIEGDAGVARRRP
- the katG gene encoding catalase/peroxidase HPI; protein product: MDNTLAELSKDDRGECPVKHVPMRPRANIDWFPELMDLSVLHRPSASSDPMGPDFNYAREFKSLDLNAVKEDLYKLMTTSQDWWPADFGHYGPLMVRMAWHAAGTYRIGDGRGGAGAGQQRFEPTNSWPDNANLDKARRLLWPIKQKYGRKISWGDLIVLAGNCALESMGFKTFGFAGGRTDSWEPDDSTYWGSENEWLGDQRYTGQRDLERPLAAVQMGLIYVNPEGPNGNPDYLASAVDIRETFARMAMNDEETVALIAGGHTFGKTHGAADPTKYVGLAPAGAPIEQQNLGWHNTYGKGHGGDTITSGLEVTWTSTPTKWDNGFFDILFKYEWELTKSPAGANQWTPKNGGGAGTVPDAHDKTKFHAPTMLTTDLALRFDPIYGPISKRFHENPQEFADAFAKAWYKLTHRDMGPIERYLGPEVPGEPQIWQDPLPAVDHTLIDDKDVAELKKRILASGLTVAQLVSTAWASASTFRGTDKRGGANGARIRLSPQKDWAINQPAELEKVLKALEKVQTEFNATLSGGKKVSLADVIVLGGAAAIEKAAKDGGHDVKVGFAPGRTDATQDNTDEHSFTVMEPLADGFRNYLASNGSRPPQQKLVDRAALLTLTAPEMTALVGGLRALGANTGNSKHGVFTNRPGVLTNDFFTNLLDMNTKWEKAAADNTYTGRGRSGDVKWTATSCDLIFGSNSQLRAISEVYAIEGDHFVRAFVKAWEKVMNLDRFDLLVTK
- a CDS encoding transcriptional repressor; this translates as MHPSLPKNYQLIYDLVQESGRGRHLTPSEIHMKALARQPGIGLTTVYRGLERLRDLGLISEVSVPGAPAATYEPAGPQHAHFRCTVCNGIEDIAFALPKRTIANLAAERGVTIESESVTFEGRCARCSSRLQ
- a CDS encoding thiolase family protein produces the protein MAIWVLPGLRTPFVKSGGPFQSLDAIALCVPLVGAMMAQLDSATPDFAVWGTVVPNLAWSNIAREVFLDAGLGATVPAFSTVMACSTSMMGAIEAAGMLDDRGRSLALVGGTESLSQAAQFAIANRTTGKSMGEHMEMTIEDLGGPTRAAQDEFALASHRNAVAGWERGFFDDLTISLMGVTRDTIPRDNTSLEKLAALPPAFGRSGSITAGNASPLTDGAAGMWLATDAGLARLPPSLPRVRFVDFEIAAVDIAREGLLMAPAYAIPRLLARNALTYDDIALWEIHEAFAAQVLAHLQILEKGGETIPRERINPNGGSIALGHPFGATGARIMSQTAKELAAMASGARAIVSICADGGEGSVALLQSA